GCGACGGGCCGGAGTCGGTTCGAGCATGGCTATCGGAAACGCTTCGCATCGACCTCCGCGCCGCCGAGGTGGTCGCCGAACTGATCGAGGCCCAGGATCGCTGGAGCGAGACTCCGGGCCTCGACGTTCTGCTCGTCGAGGAGTTTCCAACGCCCCTCGAACCAGGCTGGACGTATGCCTTCCATGTCCCGTTGAACCGCTCCGCCAGCGAGGCCCTGGGGCGGGCCGTCTCGGCGCGGCTGGCTCGTCGCCACGGTCGCAACGCCGTATTCCAGCCGGCCGACCTCGGCTGGACGATCCGGTTTCCCGACGAGGTGCGGCTCGATGAGGCCGAACTGGCCGGGATCGGCTCGGTCGAGAGTCTTGAGGACGATGTTCTGGAAGGCGTCGACCGGGGCGAACTGGCGGCGCGGAGGTTTCGGCACGTCGCCTCAACGGCCCTGATGGTTTTGCGTAACCCGGAGCCGGGCCGGCGAGTGCGAGTCGGCGGGATGAACTGGGTCTCGACGCGCCTGTTTCCCCTGGTGAAGGCGGCGTGTCCCGACCATCCCCTGCTCCGGGAGACTCGCCGCGAGATTCTGAACGACGTCCTCGACCTCCCCGCCGCAGCCCGCTGGCTGGGCACGTCTCCGACGATCCGGCTGCGGCGTCTTTCGACGCCCTCGCCGTTCGCCTCGGCCTGGCTGGCGCCCGGCGAAGGTGAGTCGTTGCAGTATGAGTCGCCGGGCGACGCCCTGCGCCGGCTTCACGCTCGAATGACGGCTGTGGCGGGAGGGGCGTCCTCGTGATCGATCACGAGGGCTGGCTCCTGACCCCCGAGGGGGCGGCGATCCGCCCCGAGGAGGCGACGGCCGTTGTGGCGGACGTCCACCTGGGCTACGAGTGGGCTCGCGGAGCCGCCGGCGACTGCGTCCCATCCCACTCGCTGGCCGAGACCTGCGAGGGGCTCGCGCGAGTTCTGAGCCGCGCGAACGTGCGCCGACTGGTCGTCGCCGGCGATCTCGTGGAGTCTCACCGCCCTTGCGCTCGAACGGCCGCCGACGTCGGCCGGCTGGGAGCCTGGCTGGCTGCGAGAGAGGTGGAACTGGTTCTCGCGATCGGCAACCACGATCGCGGCCTGTCGAGTTGGGAGCACGCGCCGAGGACCGTGGCCTCATTCGTCGTCGCAGGCTGGACGATCCAGCACGGCGACCGAGCCGTCGAGGGCGATCTCGCGGTGATCGGCCATTTTCACCCGGCCTTGCGAGCAGGAGGCTTGTCGACGCGCTGTTTCGTGGCGGGCCCGAGGCTTCTCGTCCTCCCCGCGTTCTCCCGCGATGCGGCGGGCCTCGACGTGGTATCGGCGGCGCGGCCGAAGGCCTGGAAGGGCGTCGATCTTCGATGTCTAGCTGCGGTTGACGACTCCTTGCTCGACTTCGGCCCTCTGGACACGCTGACGGAGCGACTCACGGCTGCTGTCCGCTCTCATTAATTGATCGCGTCCGACCGACCTATTACGATGAGGGGAGCAAGTCGCCCGAGGCCGTCGATTGAACAAGGTCGCTCGTTCATGATTATGCCATGCTGGTTCTCGACCGCTCGGCTTCGTCGCGCAGCGGTCTCGTTCGGGTCAGCCGCTCTAATCGTCCTGTCCGTCGGCTGCGAAGCGAGAGATCCGGAAGCCCACGTCTGGGGCCGGGTGACTTGCAAGGGGAAGCCGTTGACCGATGGCGTGGTGATCCTCATGCCCCTTTCGGAGAAGGCGAATAGCGCGGGGGCAGGGCCTCTCGATTCTCGGGGCCGCTTCGTGATTCAGTCGTCTCGATCCGACATCGACTTGATCCCTGGGCGCTACGCCATTTCCATTCGACCGCCTCAGTCCGCTGTTTCCTCCCGAGAGTCGGGCCAATCAACCTCGGGCTATCCCGTCCCTGAGAAGTATCTCAATCCTGAGAAACCCGTTCTCTTCGTCGATCTGAAGGCCGAGCCCTTGAAACTCGACCTGAGTCTCAACGACTGAGCCGATCGACTTCGAAATGATCAGGGGCGACGGCGTTCTCGAAAGAAGCGCCGCCGCCCCTGGGTCCTGAGGCCGGCCGATCGGTTCGGCGAATCGACCGGCCTCGGTGGGCTCAGTTGCAGCCCATGCAGGTCGGAACAACCACGGGGACGGTCGTGCACTGCTGCACGGCGATCGTCCGGGGCACATACCGGGCGACGACGCGGTTGGTCGTTACCGGCACCTGCTCGGCCACGCACACGGGGACCTGGCGGCTGGCGGTCTCGGCCACCATCCGGGTTTGCGTCACCGGGACGTTCTCAACGCGTTCCTCAGCCACATAGCTGCAGGTCGTGACGGGGATCGACTCGGATCGCTCCTCGGCGACGTAGCGGCAGGTCTGGACCTCGTAGGGCTCGACCCGCTCCTCGGCGACGTAGTTGCAGGTGGTGACAGGGATCGTCTCCGACCGCTCTTCGGCCACCATTTCGCAGGTGCGGACCTCGTAAGGTTCGACCCGCTCCTCGTTGACGTAGCTGCAGGTCTGGACCTCGTAAGGCTCAACCCGTTCCTCGGCGACGTATCGGCAGGTCTGGACCTCGTAGGGTTCAACCCGCTCTTCGGCGACATATCGGCAGGTCGTGACGGGGACCGACTCAACGCGTTCCTCGGCGATGGTCCGGCAGCGGGTGACGGGGACCTGGCGGACCATCGTCTCGCGGACGTACCGAGTCTCGGTCACGTCGCGGGTGACGGGCCGAGAGACGAAGACCCGCTGGCTGACGGTTCGGGGCGGGCACTGCACGGCGACGGTCGCAGTGACCTTCCGCTTGTGCAGGCAGCCGAACAGGCCGCGAGGGCGTTCTTCGTAGCCGCATTCGTTGCATTCGCTGACCGGGACTCGAACCTGACGCTCGACGACCGGGCCGGGAATCGTCGTGTACTGGCGTTCGTAATAGCCGGTTTCCACGACCTCCTGACGAACCGTCGTGACCGGGCGGCAGACCGTATAGGGCTGCTCGACCATCACGGTTTCGCTCACCGGCTTCATCACCGTGTATCGCCGTTCCTGGTTGACGGTCTGATAGACGGGCTTCGTCACCGTGTAACGGCGCTCGCGACGCTCGGTCTGATAGACCGGCTTCATCACCGAGTATCGCCGCTCCATCTGCTTCGTCTGGTAGACGGGCTTGGCGACGGTGTACCGCCGCTCCATCTGCTGGGTGCGCACCACCGGCTTCATGACCGTGTACTTGCGCTCTTGATTGACGGTCTGATAGACGGGCTTCGTGACCGTGTAGCGGCGCTCGCGACGCTCGGTCTGATAGACCGGCTTCATGACCGTGTACTTGCGCTCTTGATTGACGGTCTGATAGACGGGCTTCGTAACCGTGTACTTGCGCTGGACGTACGAGGTCTCGACGACCGGCCGCATGACGGTGTAGTTCTCCGTCTGGTAGGCCGTGCGATACCGCGTCTCCATGACGGTGACGGGTTCGTTCTCGTAGACCGTTTCGTAAACGGTCTGGTAGACGGTCTGCACCTGGGGGGCCAGGGCGACGACGCTTGTGGCGACGACGGGGGTCGGGGCGCACGAATGGCAGGCCCCGCCGCCGTAGGTGGCCCAGGCCGGCGAGGCGGACCCCGTCAGCAGGGCGACGGCTGCGCCGACTCCCAGGCCGGCGGCTCTCAAGGACTTGAACATGCGGAACTCCTGGGCGAAACCTCGGGCTTCCCCTCGCCGCTGATGACCCTTAAGGCCCCGCGGCGAGTCCCGAAGGAGTGCGCTGTCTCTTCCCTGAGAAAGCCCTCCCCTGCAAAATTCTTCCGGCTCCTCGAAAACTCCCTCAAGGAGCCGACCCGTTCATGCCGAAATCAATACGTTCCCAGCCCCATGAGGGCCTTACGTAAAGGAGTATATCACCGGCCTTTTTCGCGACTTTAGGAATTGGCCGGAATTCCCGGAGGCTGGGTTCTTCCTCTAGCGATCGCAACGGATGCGTCGAAAGGAAGGCGTGTGTCCATCAGGTGATTTGAAGCAAGCAGCGCGCCGGCGTTTCGCAACGCCTCAGATCGCTACTACCTTCAATGTACGCAAAACCCGCGCGTCTCGTGCGATGGAACCATTGGAAAATCGAGGTTGCGCGTTGGTTTGTAATAATTGCAAGACGATCGCGCCTTTCGGCTTTGTAATTATTGCAATGTCCGGCTTCGGACGATCGGGGGAAAAACCGATCTTGACGGCTGGGCCGGTCCGGGCTTTAATCCCAGCCGCCGGGAGTCGTCCGGACGTCCTTCCCCTACAGGACGGCTCGAACGCCCTGGCCGGCGGAAAGCCCAGCCCCGCACCATACGACCTGACGACCTCGCCGTTCCCCTGGGCCCCCGCCGACGCTCTTCGGCTCGCGCGCCGTCGCGATTCGCTCCGCCGCGCGTCCGCAGGGATCAGCATGATGCCGATCACCAGGAGGTCAGGTCGCGCCCGCGGGACGCGGGCGTACGAAGGAACGACGCCATGCACCGGATGCGCAACCAGTTCCGTCGACGGCTCTTCCCCTTGTTCCTGCTCGCGCTGGGAAGCTTTGGTGTTCCCCTCCGCGCCGAGCTGATCCGCCCCCACGGCTTCCGCGCTTACCCCAACATCGCCGGAGAGCTTGCCGGCGAGCAGACGTACCGCTACGACGAGCGTCTGCAACGAGGGGTGTTCCGGGTCACGAACGCCCCCCACGTCATCGCCCTGGGACCCAGCCAGGGGGCGATGGTCGACGTCCTCCCCGACGTGGACGGGACGCTCAACGAGACCTTGCAGATCACACTGGACAGCCGGGGGAGGCTGATCCATCAGCCGGGAGACGGCTTCGAACTTTGGGGGTCGGTGACGATCGGCGGCAAGATCTACAAGGGTCTATTGCTCACTGCCCGACCGACAGCCTTCGGCGCCCAGGCGAGAGGTGGGGCGGCCGGCGTCTTCGACCTGAGCCTGAAGGTCACTGGCGGCGAGTTGGAAGGGGTCTTCGGCCCCGAAGCCTATTTCCGAATCACCCCCCAGGGCGATAGCACCTTTCAGGGGGACTTCGGCGAGAGCTTCGCCGGGGGGCGGCCGCAGACGAGCCTGCGGGCCACCCGGGGCGAGGCCAATCCGGTCCCCGTCCCCGAGCCCACGTTCCTCGTCTTTCTGGGGACCTGCGGGGGAGGCCTGCTCATCCGTCGCGGGATTCGCCGGAGGCGGGCCCGGAGGCGGCAGGCGGCGCTCGCGGCGTCGGTCAGTCGGCCTGGAGCGACGCCGACAACTTGCCAAGCGCCTCGTTCTCGATCTGCCGGACGCGCTCCCTCGTCAGCCCGAGCGACTCGCCGATTTCCTTGAGCGTCTTCGGCGGACAGTCGTTGAGGCCGAACCGCATCCGGAGCACCGTGGCCTCGCGCTTGTCCATCTCGTCCAGTCGGTTCATGACCAGACGGAGGTTGTCGGCTTCGACCATCTCCACGTCTGGGGCGCGGGTACGTTCGTCCATCAGCATTTCGCCCAGGCTCCAGCCGTTCTCCGGTTGGTCGGTCTGGGGGACGAGGTTGTAAACCTTGATGGCCTTCTTGACGATCGCCAGCTTCTTCTTCGGGAGCTTCAACGTCTTGGCGATCTCGTCGACCGTCGGCGTTCGGCCCAGCGTCTCTTGCAGCTCGGCCGAAGTCCGACGCCACTTGAAGAGCAGCTCCACCATATAGGCAGGTATGCGGATCGGCTTGGCCGTGTTCACGAGGGCCCGCTTAATCGATTGCTTGATCCAGTAGCTGGCATACGTGCTGAACCGCGTCCCTACCGCCGGATCGAAACCCTCGACGGCTCGCAAGAGACCCAGGTTCCCTTCCTCGATAAGATCCTGGAGCGCCAGCCCCTTGCCGACGTACCCTCGGGCGATGTTCACCACGAGGCGGAGATTCGCCCGCACCATGTGCTCGCGCGCCTTGTCGTCGCCGGCGGCGATCCGATGGGCGAGGTCTTTTTCCTGGTCCGCGTTGAGCAGGCCGACCTCGTTGATCTCCCGGAGATAAGTCTCCAGGGGGCTCTGCACCGTGTCGCGGCGATGTCGTCGAATCCGGGCCATGAAGATCCTCGTTGTATCGGACGTAACAAGGTCTGCTCACGTCCCCGAATCGGTAGACGAGAACCAAGGCCGAGCGGCCGGCGACTCCGACGAAACGTCCGAGCGGTCGGTCCGACTCAGCCACGCGACAAATCCCAAAGCCACGGCGCCGTCGGGCGGACCGATCGTTCACCGATCCGCCTTGCATCAGGCGATCAGCGTCTCAAAGCAACGTCGACGGGAACCGGCCTGAACGGCCTTTCCCACGATCCGTCGCCTCCGGCGCTTCCCACCTACCGGCCTCCCTACTTCGCTCCGCCGCTTGACAATCGAAATATCGGACGCCTTCCCTGCGCGTGATAAGCTGAGAGGGAGCCGGAAATCTGGGACGTATTGTGAATACATGGAACGTGGGGATTCGGGGTGGATTGACGGTCGGTAAAGGAGTGCTGGGCGTCGGGGTCGTGCGGATCGTGTCGTCCGTCTGGCGTGTGGCTGAGTTGGAGGGATCCGAGGGAGGGTTGGTCAGACGTGACGACAGACGCGACGCGCGATACGTCGGGATGGCGTCTTCATCTGGGCGACAGTCTGGAACGATTGCGCGAGATGGAGGCCGGGACGGTCGACCTGGCGTATTTGGACCCCCCTTTCGGAACGGGACGGGTCCATCGCCTGAGCCCTCGCGATCGGTCGCAGGCCTTTGAATTCGAGGACGTTTGGGAGTCGCCCTCGGCTTACTCGGCCTTCCTGCTCGAACGGCTGGTCGAAGTCCGTCGGGTCCTGGCCGAGACGGGCTCGATCTTCGTTCATTGCGGTCGAGACGCCGGCCACATCGCGCGCGGCCTTCTCGATCAGGTCTTCGGGCCCGACCGGTTTCGCTCCGAGATCGTCTGGCACTATCGGCGGTGGTCGAGCGGCAGCGGGGCGCTGTTGCCGGCCCATCAGACGATCCACTACTACACGAAGTCGGAGGACTTCGTTTTCAACACGATCTGGGGCGAATACTCGCCGGCGACGAACGTGGACCAGTTGCTTCAGCGGCGTCGACGCGATGCGTTTGCGAAGTCGGTCTATGAGCGTGATGAGAACGGCCGTCCCGTGCCGGCGGGCGCCAAACGCGGGGTGCCTTTGAGCGACGTGTGGGACCTTCCCCACCTCAATCCCAAGGCCCGCGAGCGAACGGGATACCCCACCCAGAAGCCGCTCGTCCTTCTGGAGCGAATCATCGCGCTGGCGAGCAGGCCGGGCGACCTGGTGCTCGACCCCTTCTGCGGCAGCGGTACCACGCTGGTGGCTGCTGTGTCGCTAGGCCGCCGAGCGGTCGGGATCGACGTCTCGGAGCGTGCTGTTGAACTGACCCGTTCACGCCTCAAAGAACCCGTGCGCAGCCGCTCGAAGCTCGTGGAACGAGGCCGGGAATCCTATCGCACGGCCGACGCCGAGTGCCTCGCTCTTCTCGCA
This genomic stretch from Paludisphaera rhizosphaerae harbors:
- a CDS encoding metallophosphoesterase; the protein is MIDHEGWLLTPEGAAIRPEEATAVVADVHLGYEWARGAAGDCVPSHSLAETCEGLARVLSRANVRRLVVAGDLVESHRPCARTAADVGRLGAWLAAREVELVLAIGNHDRGLSSWEHAPRTVASFVVAGWTIQHGDRAVEGDLAVIGHFHPALRAGGLSTRCFVAGPRLLVLPAFSRDAAGLDVVSAARPKAWKGVDLRCLAAVDDSLLDFGPLDTLTERLTAAVRSH
- a CDS encoding PEP-CTERM sorting domain-containing protein, which encodes MHRMRNQFRRRLFPLFLLALGSFGVPLRAELIRPHGFRAYPNIAGELAGEQTYRYDERLQRGVFRVTNAPHVIALGPSQGAMVDVLPDVDGTLNETLQITLDSRGRLIHQPGDGFELWGSVTIGGKIYKGLLLTARPTAFGAQARGGAAGVFDLSLKVTGGELEGVFGPEAYFRITPQGDSTFQGDFGESFAGGRPQTSLRATRGEANPVPVPEPTFLVFLGTCGGGLLIRRGIRRRRARRRQAALAASVSRPGATPTTCQAPRSRSAGRAPSSARATRRFP
- a CDS encoding sigma-70 family RNA polymerase sigma factor; the protein is MARIRRHRRDTVQSPLETYLREINEVGLLNADQEKDLAHRIAAGDDKAREHMVRANLRLVVNIARGYVGKGLALQDLIEEGNLGLLRAVEGFDPAVGTRFSTYASYWIKQSIKRALVNTAKPIRIPAYMVELLFKWRRTSAELQETLGRTPTVDEIAKTLKLPKKKLAIVKKAIKVYNLVPQTDQPENGWSLGEMLMDERTRAPDVEMVEADNLRLVMNRLDEMDKREATVLRMRFGLNDCPPKTLKEIGESLGLTRERVRQIENEALGKLSASLQAD
- a CDS encoding DNA methyltransferase, which gives rise to MTTDATRDTSGWRLHLGDSLERLREMEAGTVDLAYLDPPFGTGRVHRLSPRDRSQAFEFEDVWESPSAYSAFLLERLVEVRRVLAETGSIFVHCGRDAGHIARGLLDQVFGPDRFRSEIVWHYRRWSSGSGALLPAHQTIHYYTKSEDFVFNTIWGEYSPATNVDQLLQRRRRDAFAKSVYERDENGRPVPAGAKRGVPLSDVWDLPHLNPKARERTGYPTQKPLVLLERIIALASRPGDLVLDPFCGSGTTLVAAVSLGRRAVGIDVSERAVELTRSRLKEPVRSRSKLVERGRESYRTADAECLALLAGLDYAPVHRNAGVDAILTERSPSGPILVRVQRVGESPADAAAKLHRAGASKAAGRLLLIVREPIVDRSNWPADVEAIESPGVQIKLLLG